ACATCCCGTTGTCGCGAGCGCCAGGGCCAGTGCAAGCACCATCAGCGCCACACCGGCCGTTCGATTTGGGGTATAAGTTCTCAACACGGCGACCTCCTTTCACATCAGCCCGGTGCACAATGGGCATAAGGGCATGCGAATCACGCACTAATCGTGCCAGTTTTCACGATTTGTACTTCCACAGACTTGCCCCAATAATAGGTACTTTTCCCAAATATGTACTCTGCCCTCGATGAATAGACATCCCGCAGTGTCTTTTGCTGCGCAGGATTGTCCTAACACATCTGCGCAAAATGTAGCGCGATTGAGCATGTTTTGACTCCGTCGCTTCTGTCGTCATTAACCGGGCTGCGCGCCGGATTCCGTCTCTTCGCCGGGAGTGGCCTCCTGCCCTCCAGCCGGTTCGGACGCAGTGAGAATCCCCAGATCGGTCAGGACCTGCGGGTTCTGTTCTTCCACTGCCAGTATTGTGTGACACATCATACAGTCGTCGCTGACGATCTTCGATGCGTCTTTTGTCTTGTAGCTGCCGTCATGGCAGCGGTAGCAGCCCAGCGTGTCGAAATGCCCGATGTTGTTGATGTAGGTCCCCCAGGTGACATTCATGCCCGGGAACACGTTGCGGCTGTATATCGCCTGGGTTTCGGCGATTGCGGCGTTCACCGCGTCAGCCTTTGCCTGCAGGACATCGGGGTGATTCTCGCGGAAGTGCGATTCGATTCTTCGGGTAATCTTTTCCAGGTCGCCCTTTTCGCCTACGGCTTCCGTCAGCGCTTCGACGGCGACTTTTCGGATGTAGGGCAGGGACTTGTCAATCTTTCCATGATTCAGCGCTTTATCGACGGCATCCTTCGGCAATTCGAAGATGTGCGTGGGGCGGTTGTGACAGTCGATGCAGTCCATCGTGCGCACTTCGGCCTTCGCGAGGTCTTCGGGGGCCGGTTCTTTTCCGTCCTTGAAAAACTCGGTGATGGAGCCATCCGGTTCCTTGACGCGGATGGACGCGATTTCCTGGCGTTGCGGATCGAGCGCCGTGTAGGTGGTCTCGCGGCGTGGATCGATGTGCCAACTGTGTATCCCGTGTTCGGAGCCGCCGCCGCCAATGTGCATCAAGAGCACGGTGTAATTGGGCGTGTTCGCTTCGTCTTCGGAGAAGTGCGTGATAACGCGCACGCGGTCGCCGGTGAACTTGTTCGGCTGATGACACTGCTCGCAGGTGTCGCGCGACGGGCGCAGGTTCTCGACCGGCGCCGCGATCGGCCGCTCGTAGGTGTTGAAGGTGACAGCGAACAATTGCCAGGCGCCGGACAACTTCGATTTTACGAACCACGACGCGCCGGGGCCGATGTGGCACGCGGTGCATTCGACACGCGAATGCGGCGAATTCTCGTACGCCGCGAACTCCGGCTCCATCACCGAGTGACACGCCTTGCCGCAGAATTCAACCGAATCCATGTAGACAACGCCGCTGTAACTTGTCGTGCCCAGCACAACGAAGTTCACGGCGGACAGGAACGCAATCATCAGCATCACGCGAATGGTGCGGGGGTTATTAAAATCGATTTTCGGCAGCCCAAGGTCCTTGCCCGGTCCCGACTCGACCCCGGCCTTGCGGTCACGCCGCCGCGCGATAACCGCGCCAACCGGAATCATGAGCAGTCCAAGCACAAAGAATCCCGGCATGAACAGGAAAGTAATCATGCCGATGTATGGCGCGCGAATGATCCCGACAGCCTGCGACCAAATCAGCGAGACAATGATGATGAAGCTGAACGTCGTCAGCGTGGCGCCGAAAATCGTCAGCCAGTTCCGGCCCAACAGCCAGAAGAAATACCGTAGTGCATTACCGAAAGAACTCTTCATGCGTCCCCCATGAAGGGCCACGGCTTCCGGGAGCCGCATTGCCCGTTCCGGTACCCACTAAGCAAGGGCGGTGCCGTAGCCCACGGCAAAGCCTGATACTCCCGGCGCTATACGTCAAATGATGCCCGCGTATCACTCTTATAGCCCGGTTTTTGCGAAATCGCAAGGCCATCCGGCCACGGCGGGAACACAGGGAACAGGACTTGCTACACCGGATTTGCGACGGGCCGCCCACGACCCTGTATTCGCGAACCCGGCCAGACCGGCCTTGACATGAAAGCGGTCGTGTGTTTTCATGCCTGTGCTGCGTGGGGTAGTGCGCGGCAAGAAGGGGGAACGCGTGAGCAGGGTTGGCAGCTTTACCCTGGCGGTGGGCGTAGCCTTTTCGTCCGTATTATTTGCCGGATGTCCGACGGGCACGCCGGGGAACATCGGCAGTGCGGCGACCTGTCTTGCCTGCCATAACGGCCGTGTCGCCGAAGACATGCGCTACCACCTGATCGGAAACCATCGCCTAATTGCGTGCGCTACCTGCCACATCGGAAGCGAAGCGCACGTGCAGGCAGGCGGCGTGGGGGGCGGGCTCATCAATCCGGCCAACTGGCCCATCGAAGAGTTGGCCGCCGTTTGTGCGCAATGTCACAGAAAAGAAGTGAAGGGCTTTCTCCAAAGCAGGCACGCCGCGGTGCGCATCGCTTGCGACCGTTGCCACGACGTGCACGCGCCCGTCCGCACGCGCGGGCCTTACGAAAACAATCTCCTTTGCCAATCCTGCCACCTGTTCGATTGGCCGACCGAGGCCGCGGTCGAAGCCCATACGAACCATCCCGTTGACCCGGCAGGTACCGGCGCGTCGCGTTGTGTCGGGTGCCACATGCCGGCGCAGACGCGTTCCGACGAACCCGGGCAGGAGGACAGGCTGCACTCCCACACGTGGATGCCCATCCCGCCGATTACCTCGGCGAACCAGGCCGCGGACGGCGAAACCGTGTTGCCCAATTCGTGCGCAGGAACAGCCGGATGTCACGATGGCAGCGTCGCGGCGGCGCCCATCTTCAACATCGACGATCCCGTGGAAATGACCGGCCTGCAAGCCTTGTACGATTTCTTCTATCCCGAAAAGGTTGGGGGCGCGAGCGGACCGTGAGCAACGTGCGGGGGACTATGAGCGGTTACGATGCGAGTGATGGCATATGCGGCGCGTGATCCGTTGCACGTGGTTGATTGCCGCAGTGTGCGTGCTGGCCGCGGCCGTTGTCGCGGCAGACGATGCGGCACAGGCGTCGCCCGAAGCGCAACCACCCGCGGAAGCTCAGACCGGGGCCGCTGAAAAAACGGCCGAAACGCCGCCGGCGGAGCCTTCGGCCGATGTGAAGGCCGAG
This portion of the Candidatus Hydrogenedentota bacterium genome encodes:
- a CDS encoding NapC/NirT family cytochrome c, whose protein sequence is MKSSFGNALRYFFWLLGRNWLTIFGATLTTFSFIIIVSLIWSQAVGIIRAPYIGMITFLFMPGFFVLGLLMIPVGAVIARRRDRKAGVESGPGKDLGLPKIDFNNPRTIRVMLMIAFLSAVNFVVLGTTSYSGVVYMDSVEFCGKACHSVMEPEFAAYENSPHSRVECTACHIGPGASWFVKSKLSGAWQLFAVTFNTYERPIAAPVENLRPSRDTCEQCHQPNKFTGDRVRVITHFSEDEANTPNYTVLLMHIGGGGSEHGIHSWHIDPRRETTYTALDPQRQEIASIRVKEPDGSITEFFKDGKEPAPEDLAKAEVRTMDCIDCHNRPTHIFELPKDAVDKALNHGKIDKSLPYIRKVAVEALTEAVGEKGDLEKITRRIESHFRENHPDVLQAKADAVNAAIAETQAIYSRNVFPGMNVTWGTYINNIGHFDTLGCYRCHDGSYKTKDASKIVSDDCMMCHTILAVEEQNPQVLTDLGILTASEPAGGQEATPGEETESGAQPG